The proteins below are encoded in one region of Actinomycetota bacterium:
- a CDS encoding prenyltransferase/squalene oxidase repeat-containing protein translates to MGSRRPLLRIAIAVCCLTATVLQPVPAAASPGSEAAARGAGYLSARQQDSGAFFTPDHPADAVAEVVVALAAAGTSSDSRARALDYVESRGPERATKAAYAGRIVLGLVAAGRDPASFGGFDYAARLESSIDSSTGSYDRESLYGHALAVLALAAARRPVPEQALRYARDNRCASGGWSHRRACAAAPDADTTATMLAALLAAGLSRQDDAVSGGRGHLMRTQNPSGGWGLEVGKPTNANSTALVLSAVATLGEDPSDAPWQAPGGGDGVKALLSLQHPSGGFRYVAGEGPNDYATVQAVTGVSGAALPVRGTAGRDQAGGTGSGAAPGARASVAPAGGRKATASAAPGASPTAKAAGRNRAGLVLRDPDGRVRRLCLVFDEAEITGLDLLSRLAPDLVVESGQMGSAICRIGPHGCSKSDGCFCRYPEFWGYWTRDRGSGWTFSSQGAAARVVRDGSVDAWTWGRDGKPEPPDAGVEEVCSGGPGTPPAGRDAQPPPERRSAVAPVLFGGALAAVAAGLSARRLRIRRAGGHS, encoded by the coding sequence ATGGGGTCCCGGCGTCCTCTGCTGAGGATCGCGATCGCGGTCTGCTGTCTGACGGCAACGGTCCTCCAGCCGGTTCCCGCCGCCGCCTCACCCGGCTCTGAGGCGGCGGCAAGGGGCGCGGGCTACCTGTCCGCGAGACAGCAGGACAGTGGCGCGTTCTTCACGCCCGACCACCCGGCCGACGCGGTGGCGGAGGTCGTGGTCGCGCTCGCCGCGGCCGGGACATCCTCCGACTCACGGGCCCGCGCCCTGGACTATGTGGAGTCGCGGGGGCCGGAGCGCGCGACAAAGGCGGCGTACGCAGGCCGCATCGTCCTGGGGCTGGTCGCCGCCGGTCGCGATCCTGCGTCCTTCGGGGGCTTCGACTACGCGGCGCGGCTGGAGTCGTCGATCGACTCCTCCACCGGGTCCTACGACCGGGAGTCGCTGTACGGGCACGCCTTGGCGGTGCTCGCGCTGGCGGCCGCCCGGCGGCCGGTCCCCGAGCAGGCTCTGCGTTACGCGCGGGACAACCGGTGCGCGTCGGGCGGGTGGTCCCACCGGCGGGCGTGCGCGGCCGCGCCCGACGCGGACACGACGGCCACGATGCTGGCGGCGCTGCTGGCCGCCGGGCTCAGCCGGCAGGACGACGCCGTCTCCGGCGGACGTGGCCACCTCATGCGCACCCAGAACCCGTCCGGCGGCTGGGGCCTGGAGGTGGGCAAGCCGACCAACGCGAACTCGACCGCTCTCGTGCTGTCCGCCGTGGCGACCCTGGGAGAGGACCCGTCGGATGCGCCCTGGCAGGCGCCCGGAGGAGGCGACGGCGTGAAGGCGCTGCTGTCGCTGCAGCACCCGTCGGGCGGCTTCCGTTACGTCGCGGGCGAAGGCCCGAACGACTACGCCACCGTCCAGGCGGTGACGGGCGTGTCCGGCGCAGCGCTGCCGGTGAGGGGAACGGCCGGCCGGGACCAGGCCGGCGGAACCGGATCGGGGGCCGCCCCGGGCGCCCGGGCGTCCGTGGCTCCCGCGGGAGGACGCAAAGCGACAGCGAGCGCCGCCCCGGGTGCGTCGCCCACGGCAAAGGCTGCCGGCCGCAACAGGGCGGGGCTGGTCCTGCGGGACCCGGACGGCCGGGTCCGGCGGTTGTGCCTGGTGTTCGACGAGGCCGAGATCACGGGACTGGACCTGCTGTCCCGGCTGGCCCCGGACCTCGTGGTGGAGTCCGGGCAGATGGGGTCCGCGATCTGCCGAATCGGCCCCCACGGATGCTCAAAGTCGGACGGGTGCTTCTGCCGATACCCCGAGTTCTGGGGCTACTGGACCCGCGACCGTGGATCCGGCTGGACATTCTCTTCGCAGGGAGCCGCGGCCCGCGTCGTCCGCGACGGATCGGTCGACGCATGGACGTGGGGCCGCGACGGCAAGCCGGAGCCGCCGGATGCAGGTGTCGAGGAGGTCTGCTCCGGGGGCCCGGGCACGCCCCCCGCCGGCCGCGACGCACAGCCGCCACCGGAGCGTCGCTCCGCGGTCGCGCCGGTGCTGTTCGGAGGTGCGCTGGCAGCGGTGGCCGCCGGTCTGTCGGCCCGGCGCCTGCGGATCAGACGGGCCGGCGGGCACTCGTGA
- a CDS encoding putative glycoside hydrolase, protein MLYQRALVLTALVIAAFMVAPPTSPLFSSGRTPAAGAPDRAPGRRPSASPRPRVLAARATPKPTPTLRRERPAPTKAKGITMTGYSAGGENFNKLLGLLDRTELNAVVIDIKNESGEVSWIPTSPRAVAIGGGRRKMKDPRATLRTLKEHGVYVIGRIVTFNDTVLAKARPDLAVQDLRGGVWKDRKDLSWGDPYSREVVEYNLELAREAVTLGFDEIQFDYVRFPTDGAVDNMWYRHRDVREPPQVIRDVLRRAKSELAPMGAYVSADLFGFVTLVEDPGIGQTLSVIAAEVDYVSLMIYPSHYSRGNYGLRDPESSPYETIKNALEKGKEQMAGTQARQRPWLQDFSLRVKYSPRHVQDQIRAAEEAGVDQWLLWNADNEYTEAALKPAPKASRPASTPGR, encoded by the coding sequence ATGCTCTATCAGCGCGCCCTCGTCCTGACAGCCCTCGTGATCGCGGCCTTTATGGTCGCGCCTCCGACGTCGCCCCTGTTCTCCTCCGGACGGACGCCGGCGGCTGGGGCGCCCGACCGGGCGCCGGGTCGCCGGCCCAGCGCTTCACCGCGACCCCGCGTCCTGGCGGCGCGGGCGACTCCCAAGCCAACCCCCACCCTGAGGCGCGAGCGCCCCGCTCCCACAAAAGCCAAGGGGATCACGATGACCGGCTACTCGGCTGGGGGGGAGAACTTCAACAAGTTGCTGGGCCTCCTGGACCGCACCGAGCTCAACGCGGTCGTCATCGACATAAAAAACGAGTCCGGCGAGGTCTCCTGGATCCCGACGTCGCCGAGGGCCGTGGCAATCGGCGGGGGACGCCGGAAGATGAAGGACCCCCGGGCCACCCTGCGCACGCTCAAGGAACACGGCGTCTACGTCATCGGCCGCATCGTCACCTTCAACGACACCGTGCTGGCCAAGGCCCGGCCGGACCTGGCGGTGCAGGACCTGCGCGGGGGCGTGTGGAAGGACCGGAAAGACCTCAGCTGGGGTGACCCGTACTCCCGTGAGGTTGTGGAGTACAACCTCGAGCTCGCACGGGAGGCGGTCACACTGGGCTTTGACGAGATCCAGTTCGACTACGTCCGCTTTCCGACCGACGGGGCCGTGGACAACATGTGGTACCGGCACCGCGACGTCCGCGAGCCGCCCCAGGTCATCAGGGACGTGTTGAGACGCGCCAAGTCGGAGCTGGCGCCGATGGGAGCGTACGTGTCCGCCGACCTCTTCGGGTTCGTGACGCTGGTGGAGGACCCGGGTATCGGTCAGACGCTGAGCGTCATCGCCGCCGAGGTCGACTACGTGTCGCTGATGATCTACCCCTCCCACTACTCCCGCGGCAACTACGGCCTCAGGGACCCGGAATCCAGCCCCTACGAGACGATCAAGAACGCATTGGAGAAGGGGAAGGAGCAGATGGCGGGGACGCAGGCGCGGCAGCGCCCGTGGCTTCAGGACTTTTCCCTGCGCGTGAAGTACTCGCCCCGCCACGTCCAGGATCAGATCCGGGCCGCCGAGGAGGCCGGGGTGGACCAATGGCTGCTGTGGAACGCCGACAACGAGTACACCGAGGCTGCCCTGAAACCGGCGCCCAAAGCGTCGCGGCCCGCCTCGACCCCCGGGCGCTGA
- the rpiB gene encoding ribose 5-phosphate isomerase B, with amino-acid sequence MRVAIAADHAGFELKNELVGLLKASGHEPMDLGTHSAEPVDYPDQSAAVARCVLDGTADRGIVVCGSGAGAGIAANKFEGILAAPVYDTYTARQCVEHDDVNVLALGARVTGVELAREIVIAFLGARFSGEERHARRLSKLRALDRRGH; translated from the coding sequence ATGAGAGTCGCGATAGCAGCCGACCACGCGGGGTTCGAGCTCAAAAACGAACTCGTCGGGCTGCTGAAGGCGTCAGGACACGAACCGATGGACCTCGGCACCCACTCGGCCGAGCCCGTCGACTACCCGGACCAGTCGGCCGCCGTGGCCAGGTGTGTGCTGGACGGCACAGCGGACCGGGGCATAGTCGTGTGCGGCTCGGGCGCCGGGGCCGGCATCGCGGCCAACAAGTTCGAAGGCATCCTCGCTGCGCCCGTATACGACACCTACACGGCCCGGCAGTGCGTCGAGCATGACGACGTGAACGTGCTCGCCCTGGGCGCCAGGGTCACGGGGGTCGAGCTGGCGCGGGAGATCGTCATCGCCTTTCTGGGGGCCCGGTTCAGCGGCGAGGAACGGCACGCGAGGAGGCTGTCCAAGCTGCGGGCCCTGGATCGCCGGGGCCACTGA
- a CDS encoding ABC transporter ATP-binding protein produces the protein MSDPPVLRVRDLRKQFGAVTAVDGISFDVAPGEIFGLLGPNGAGKTTTLHMLLGLIKPTSGSIEVFGMDLGRHRQRVLKDVNFSASYVSLPARLTVRENLRVFAGLYGVPQARTRIDEVLELFGASQWADRPARQLSSGQGTLVHLAKAVLNRPRLLLLDEPTASLDPDVAGRTRDILTRVVRAEGTTLVITSHNMVEVERICTRIGFVFGGRMVADGEPGEVVRRVGTRDLETAFVRLAREGG, from the coding sequence ATGTCCGATCCGCCGGTCCTGCGCGTGCGCGACCTTCGCAAGCAATTCGGTGCGGTGACCGCCGTCGACGGCATCTCGTTTGACGTCGCGCCCGGCGAGATCTTCGGCCTGCTCGGCCCCAACGGCGCCGGGAAGACGACGACCCTGCACATGCTGCTCGGGTTGATAAAGCCGACGTCCGGCAGCATCGAGGTCTTCGGGATGGACCTGGGCAGACACCGCCAGCGCGTCCTGAAGGACGTCAACTTCTCCGCTTCCTACGTGAGCCTGCCGGCGCGTCTCACGGTCCGCGAAAACCTGCGCGTGTTCGCCGGGCTCTACGGTGTGCCGCAGGCTCGGACACGCATCGACGAGGTGCTGGAGCTGTTCGGAGCGTCCCAGTGGGCGGACCGTCCGGCCCGGCAGCTGTCCAGCGGTCAGGGGACTCTCGTCCACCTCGCAAAGGCGGTGCTCAACCGTCCGCGACTTCTATTGCTCGACGAGCCGACGGCGTCACTTGACCCGGACGTCGCCGGCCGGACTCGCGACATCCTCACGCGCGTGGTCCGCGCCGAGGGGACGACTCTGGTGATCACGTCCCACAACATGGTCGAGGTGGAGCGCATCTGCACCCGCATCGGGTTCGTCTTCGGGGGCCGGATGGTCGCCGACGGGGAGCCGGGAGAGGTCGTCCGGCGAGTCGGCACACGCGACCTCGAAACCGCTTTCGTGCGGCTCGCACGGGAGGGCGGCTGA
- a CDS encoding ABC transporter permease yields the protein MWTRVGAIVLRQGLLYRRSGPRLAEMFYWPVIDVLVWSFLSLYLRRLENPGAGVRAGAAIVGALILWDILFRSQQSVAMAFLEDVWSRNLLNVFASPIRPAEYVVGGIVAGIIKVTGAAAVAALIAWGLIGFNILSIGLHLFVFVANLLVMGWAIGIVTMALILYFGEGAEVLAWALSFAFQPLSAVFYPVSVLPQPFRAIAHGIPASHVFEGMRSVLAGRGLPLDELAWAVGLNVVYVLAATLFFAWMFDLVRTKGLLTKFGE from the coding sequence ATGTGGACCCGCGTGGGAGCGATCGTCCTGCGCCAGGGGCTGCTGTACAGGCGGTCCGGCCCCCGCCTCGCGGAGATGTTCTATTGGCCGGTCATCGACGTGCTGGTCTGGAGCTTTCTGTCGCTGTACCTGCGACGCCTGGAGAATCCAGGAGCGGGAGTGCGGGCCGGGGCGGCGATCGTCGGTGCGCTGATCCTGTGGGACATCCTGTTCCGCTCCCAGCAGTCGGTGGCCATGGCCTTTCTCGAAGACGTCTGGTCCCGCAACCTGCTCAACGTCTTCGCGTCGCCGATCCGCCCGGCGGAGTACGTCGTCGGCGGGATCGTGGCCGGGATCATCAAGGTCACGGGGGCTGCGGCGGTCGCGGCCCTGATCGCCTGGGGCCTGATCGGCTTCAACATCCTGTCCATCGGTCTCCACCTGTTCGTGTTCGTTGCGAACCTGCTGGTGATGGGCTGGGCGATCGGCATCGTCACGATGGCGCTGATCCTGTACTTCGGCGAGGGGGCCGAGGTGCTGGCGTGGGCGCTGTCGTTCGCCTTCCAGCCGCTGTCGGCCGTCTTCTACCCCGTCTCGGTCCTGCCGCAGCCGTTCAGGGCGATAGCGCACGGCATCCCGGCCTCGCATGTCTTCGAGGGAATGAGGTCGGTGCTCGCGGGGCGCGGCCTGCCACTGGACGAGCTTGCCTGGGCGGTGGGGCTCAACGTGGTCTACGTCCTGGCGGCGACGCTGTTTTTCGCGTGGATGTTCGATCTGGTGCGCACAAAGGGGCTGCTCACAAAATTCGGAGAGTGA
- a CDS encoding FtsX-like permease family protein encodes MRSSLRLVAALDARHLTSHRVRALLAVAGVASGVALAVAVSALGSSINRSLHGISEAAASTANLEVRGNTHLGLPHALINEISKVKGVQEVGATVESYTKLRSGKGEERALLVGLDSGVLKMAPEAIQPKDFRRVSPLSLVLPKGLAQDLDVGAGDHVDVATANGWQRRPIGAIIRGDGAGGRIAVGSLNLVQSLVGRSGGVDAFYIRAADPDAVQKRLADVVGDLGRVGPVALRTGDVGEMLASTTASLNVASIVALFVGGFLVFNTMAMAAVERTGEAALLRAVGATRRQVFSLFVAEGALLGVVGSAIGVFFGIVLARILLATRGAAVEDVFPVDITTVVLDDLSVLLAFAAGIAVSVLAAWLPARRVSRVQPASALAPAGALEESAAGPRALTAAAGVVLFAAGASLTVWDLLGRADKASSVSTAGLVLALSGAALLVRVGVPLVARLLLGRLARGGTSRGAPVSLAAGEVLRSPGRTAFTAGAVLLALSLVVGFSIALGSFTRSFQSGMDRIVRADMYVRTATWRPFGSDVPLNASMGQAIEEVPGVAAAYPFRMVLGNFRNRVVVFNAIDYPNYGKLPGLDPSWRREVRELARKLAKQDTVVITPSVTSVMGIRVGDRVKMPTPSGVKTLEVVGYFPDPSAVTPTFSFDFRQFTSTFRTATADSFGVGLDPGADPERVRGEILKRLRGPLGIEVDSRAQFVDRINGIVGSIRDLISSVQLVAVVVAALGLANTLLISTLERRRDLGVLRAVGMLRGQVRRMVTVEALLVGGVGVLLAWVFGSLIGLFMFRVMQEQSGIDLRLAFPASAYVGSAVLGLAASGLASLYPAARAARMDVVDALQYE; translated from the coding sequence ATGAGGTCATCCCTGCGCCTGGTCGCGGCGCTGGACGCCAGGCACCTGACGTCCCACCGCGTCCGCGCCCTGCTCGCGGTAGCCGGCGTCGCGTCGGGGGTGGCTCTGGCGGTTGCCGTCTCCGCGCTCGGGTCGTCCATCAACCGCTCACTCCACGGGATATCGGAGGCCGCCGCCAGCACGGCGAATCTGGAGGTAAGGGGCAACACGCACCTGGGACTGCCCCACGCGCTGATAAACGAGATCTCGAAGGTGAAGGGGGTCCAGGAAGTCGGGGCGACCGTGGAGTCCTACACGAAGCTCCGGTCCGGGAAGGGCGAGGAGCGGGCCCTTCTGGTGGGGCTGGACTCGGGCGTCCTGAAGATGGCGCCGGAGGCCATCCAGCCCAAGGACTTCCGGCGCGTCAGCCCGCTGTCGCTCGTGCTGCCCAAGGGACTGGCGCAGGACCTCGACGTGGGGGCCGGCGATCACGTGGATGTGGCTACGGCCAATGGGTGGCAGCGCCGTCCGATCGGGGCGATCATCCGCGGCGACGGCGCCGGTGGCCGCATCGCGGTGGGGTCGCTGAACCTGGTCCAGTCCCTGGTCGGGCGCTCCGGCGGGGTCGACGCGTTCTACATCAGGGCCGCCGACCCGGACGCCGTCCAAAAGCGGCTGGCCGACGTGGTTGGCGACCTCGGCCGTGTCGGGCCGGTGGCACTTCGGACCGGGGACGTCGGCGAGATGCTCGCCAGCACCACCGCCAGCCTCAACGTCGCGTCGATCGTCGCTTTGTTCGTCGGCGGCTTCCTCGTCTTCAACACGATGGCGATGGCGGCGGTGGAGCGGACGGGGGAGGCCGCGCTGCTGCGGGCCGTGGGAGCGACACGCCGCCAGGTGTTCTCGCTTTTCGTGGCCGAAGGGGCCCTTCTGGGGGTGGTCGGCAGCGCGATCGGCGTCTTCTTCGGGATCGTCCTGGCCCGGATCCTGCTGGCGACCAGAGGCGCGGCCGTCGAGGACGTGTTCCCGGTCGACATCACGACCGTCGTCCTGGACGACCTGTCGGTGCTGCTGGCCTTCGCCGCCGGAATCGCCGTGTCGGTCCTCGCTGCCTGGCTCCCGGCCCGGCGAGTCTCAAGGGTTCAGCCGGCATCCGCGCTAGCCCCGGCGGGCGCACTGGAGGAGTCCGCTGCCGGGCCTCGCGCACTGACCGCGGCGGCGGGGGTGGTGCTGTTCGCCGCCGGAGCGTCGCTGACCGTGTGGGATCTTCTCGGGCGCGCGGACAAGGCGTCCTCGGTGTCGACAGCGGGACTGGTGCTGGCGCTGTCCGGCGCGGCGTTGCTCGTGCGGGTCGGCGTCCCTCTGGTGGCGCGGCTGCTGCTCGGCCGCCTCGCCCGCGGCGGGACATCCCGCGGCGCGCCGGTGTCGCTGGCCGCCGGCGAGGTCCTGCGGTCGCCGGGACGGACCGCGTTCACCGCCGGGGCCGTCCTTCTTGCTCTGTCTCTGGTGGTGGGCTTTTCGATCGCGCTGGGCTCGTTCACACGGTCCTTCCAGTCGGGGATGGACCGCATAGTGCGCGCGGACATGTACGTCCGGACCGCCACCTGGAGGCCGTTCGGATCCGACGTGCCGCTCAACGCGTCGATGGGACAGGCCATCGAGGAGGTGCCGGGGGTTGCGGCGGCCTATCCGTTCCGGATGGTGCTCGGTAATTTCCGCAACCGCGTTGTCGTCTTCAACGCAATCGACTACCCCAACTACGGCAAGCTGCCCGGCCTCGACCCGTCCTGGCGGCGGGAGGTTCGCGAGCTGGCCCGGAAGCTCGCCAAGCAGGACACGGTCGTGATCACTCCGTCGGTGACGTCGGTGATGGGCATCAGGGTCGGCGACCGGGTGAAGATGCCCACGCCGTCGGGGGTGAAGACGCTGGAGGTGGTCGGATACTTCCCGGATCCGTCCGCGGTCACGCCGACGTTCTCGTTCGACTTCAGGCAGTTCACGTCCACCTTCCGTACGGCCACGGCCGACTCCTTCGGCGTGGGGCTTGATCCGGGCGCCGACCCGGAGCGCGTGCGGGGGGAGATCCTGAAGCGCCTCCGGGGGCCGCTGGGAATCGAAGTCGACAGCCGGGCCCAGTTCGTCGACCGGATCAACGGGATCGTGGGGTCCATCCGCGACCTGATCTCCTCAGTGCAGTTGGTGGCCGTCGTGGTCGCGGCTCTCGGATTGGCGAACACCCTTCTGATTTCGACCCTCGAACGCCGCCGCGACCTCGGCGTGCTGCGCGCCGTCGGGATGCTGCGAGGTCAGGTCAGGCGGATGGTGACGGTCGAGGCCCTGCTGGTGGGGGGCGTCGGCGTCCTGCTCGCGTGGGTCTTCGGGTCGCTGATCGGGCTTTTCATGTTCAGGGTGATGCAGGAGCAGTCCGGGATCGACCTCAGGCTCGCCTTCCCCGCCTCGGCCTACGTAGGCTCCGCAGTCCTGGGCCTGGCGGCTTCGGGCCTCGCCTCCCTGTACCCCGCCGCTCGCGCCGCCCGGATGGACGTGGTCGACGCGCTTCAGTACGAGTAG
- a CDS encoding ABC transporter ATP-binding protein: MNPAEPSGPIVELSDVYRSYFRGREEVRALRSVSMDVRPGEFVVVTGPSGAGKSTLLHVMAGLDLPDEGAVRLEGTPVDEMTDDELTLYRRRRVGFIFQFFHLLPTMSAAENVMLPLLLDGHDPKDAEGPALETLRRLGLEARAAHRPRELSGGEQQRVAIARALVTRPALLLADEPTGNLDSQAGAEVYRILHDAPKSLGTAVVLVTHDPAAAGPGDRRLYLRDGLLSDQPPVDLPQQLVRDETDRPEFRTSFPMPAAPGRVDIPAAPAAFERVDIAPAPERAAVPAPQPQPPLTPADAEVAGAPIPPEEDPRG, translated from the coding sequence GTGAACCCGGCGGAGCCCTCGGGTCCGATCGTCGAGCTCTCGGACGTCTACAGGTCCTACTTCCGGGGGCGGGAGGAGGTCCGGGCGCTGCGGTCGGTGTCGATGGACGTCCGCCCCGGTGAGTTCGTGGTGGTGACGGGGCCTTCCGGCGCCGGCAAGTCGACCCTGCTTCACGTGATGGCCGGACTGGACCTGCCCGACGAAGGGGCCGTCCGACTCGAGGGGACGCCCGTCGACGAGATGACGGACGACGAGCTCACGCTCTACCGTCGGCGCCGGGTCGGCTTCATCTTCCAGTTCTTCCACCTGCTGCCCACGATGAGCGCGGCGGAGAACGTGATGCTCCCGCTGCTGCTGGACGGCCACGACCCGAAGGATGCCGAGGGTCCCGCTCTGGAGACCCTGCGGCGGCTGGGCCTGGAGGCCCGGGCGGCCCATCGGCCCAGAGAGCTGTCGGGCGGGGAGCAGCAGCGGGTGGCGATAGCCAGAGCCCTCGTGACGCGTCCGGCGCTGCTCCTGGCCGACGAGCCCACCGGAAACCTGGACTCGCAGGCGGGGGCCGAGGTGTACCGGATCCTGCACGACGCCCCGAAGTCGCTGGGGACCGCCGTTGTGCTCGTGACTCACGACCCGGCGGCGGCGGGGCCTGGGGACCGCCGGCTTTACCTGCGCGACGGGCTTCTTTCGGACCAGCCTCCCGTCGACCTGCCGCAGCAGCTCGTTCGCGACGAAACCGACCGGCCAGAGTTTCGGACGTCGTTCCCCATGCCCGCGGCTCCCGGGAGAGTGGACATTCCGGCAGCTCCGGCTGCGTTCGAGAGGGTGGACATCGCGCCGGCCCCCGAAAGGGCCGCTGTTCCAGCGCCCCAGCCCCAGCCCCCGCTGACCCCCGCGGATGCCGAGGTGGCCGGCGCCCCCATTCCCCCGGAGGAGGACCCCCGGGGATGA
- the groL gene encoding chaperonin GroEL (60 kDa chaperone family; promotes refolding of misfolded polypeptides especially under stressful conditions; forms two stacked rings of heptamers to form a barrel-shaped 14mer; ends can be capped by GroES; misfolded proteins enter the barrel where they are refolded when GroES binds), whose product MPAKLIAYSGEARRALEEGMNKLADAVRVTLGPKGRNVVLEKKWGAPTITNDGVTIAKEIELEDPYEKIGAELVKEVAKKTNDVAGDGTTTATVLAWAMVREGLRNVAAGANPMALKRGIEQGVEKAVESIRKQSREIESKEEIAHVAAISAADPEIGDTIAEAIEKVGKDGVITVEESQTFGMELETVEGMRFDKGYISPYFVTDAERMEAILDDPYVLIANQKISSVRDLLPLLEQVMQSGKSLVLIAEDVEGEALATLVVNKMRGTFRSVAVKAPGFGERRKAMLEDMAVLTGAQVISEELGIKLENVKVDMLGRARKVVVTKDETTIVEGAGGADDIKGRINQIRAEIDRTDSDYDREKLQERLAKLSGGVAVIKVGAATEVELKEKKHRIEDAVSATKAAVEEGIVAGGGVALIGTTKAVDALVSSLEGDERTGALIVRKALDEPVRQIAVNAGLEGGVVVEKVRSQKQGFGLNAATGDYVDMVATGIIDPAKVTRSALQNAASIAALFLTTEAVVTEKPEKASAMAGAGAGGGMGGMGGMDDF is encoded by the coding sequence ATGCCTGCCAAGCTCATCGCCTACTCGGGAGAGGCGCGACGCGCCCTCGAGGAGGGCATGAACAAGCTGGCCGACGCGGTTCGCGTGACGCTCGGCCCGAAGGGACGCAACGTCGTTCTGGAGAAGAAGTGGGGAGCCCCCACGATCACCAACGACGGAGTCACGATCGCCAAGGAGATTGAGCTCGAGGACCCGTACGAGAAGATCGGGGCCGAGCTCGTGAAGGAAGTGGCGAAGAAGACCAACGACGTCGCCGGTGACGGAACCACGACCGCAACGGTCCTGGCGTGGGCGATGGTCCGTGAGGGACTTCGCAACGTCGCCGCCGGCGCTAACCCGATGGCTCTGAAGCGGGGCATCGAGCAGGGCGTTGAGAAGGCCGTGGAGTCGATCCGCAAGCAGTCCCGCGAGATCGAGTCCAAGGAGGAGATCGCCCACGTAGCGGCAATCTCCGCCGCCGACCCGGAGATCGGCGACACCATCGCCGAAGCCATCGAGAAGGTCGGCAAAGACGGCGTCATCACCGTCGAGGAGTCCCAGACATTCGGCATGGAGCTGGAGACCGTCGAGGGCATGCGCTTTGACAAGGGCTACATCTCGCCGTACTTCGTCACCGACGCCGAGCGCATGGAGGCGATCCTGGACGACCCGTACGTCCTGATCGCCAACCAGAAGATCTCGTCGGTGCGCGACCTGCTCCCGCTTCTCGAGCAGGTCATGCAGTCCGGCAAGAGCCTCGTGTTGATCGCAGAGGACGTTGAGGGCGAGGCCCTGGCGACCCTGGTGGTCAACAAGATGCGCGGCACGTTCCGCTCGGTTGCCGTCAAGGCTCCCGGGTTCGGAGAGCGCCGCAAGGCGATGCTCGAGGACATGGCCGTGCTCACCGGCGCACAGGTCATCTCCGAGGAGCTGGGAATCAAGCTCGAGAACGTGAAGGTCGACATGCTCGGTCGGGCCCGCAAGGTCGTGGTCACCAAGGACGAGACCACCATCGTGGAGGGCGCCGGCGGTGCCGACGACATCAAGGGGCGGATCAACCAGATCCGGGCCGAGATCGACCGTACCGACTCCGACTACGACCGCGAGAAGCTGCAGGAGCGGCTGGCGAAGCTGTCCGGCGGTGTCGCGGTAATCAAGGTCGGCGCGGCAACCGAGGTCGAGCTCAAGGAGAAGAAGCACCGAATCGAGGACGCCGTCAGCGCCACCAAGGCGGCCGTCGAGGAGGGCATCGTCGCCGGCGGTGGCGTGGCCCTGATCGGCACGACCAAGGCCGTGGACGCGCTCGTCTCGTCGCTCGAGGGCGACGAGAGGACCGGTGCCCTGATCGTCCGCAAGGCTCTGGACGAGCCGGTCCGCCAGATCGCGGTGAACGCCGGACTCGAAGGCGGCGTCGTGGTGGAGAAGGTCCGGTCGCAGAAGCAGGGCTTCGGACTCAACGCCGCCACGGGCGACTACGTCGACATGGTCGCGACCGGAATCATCGACCCGGCCAAGGTCACCCGTTCGGCACTGCAGAACGCGGCTTCGATCGCGGCCTTGTTCCTCACCACCGAGGCCGTCGTGACCGAAAAGCCGGAAAAGGCGTCGGCCATGGCCGGCGCCGGCGCGGGTGGCGGCATGGGCGGCATGGGCGGGATGGACGACTTTTAG